A single window of Candidatus Dormiibacterota bacterium DNA harbors:
- the atpB gene encoding F0F1 ATP synthase subunit A, with amino-acid sequence MHEQIGEHILWHLPVLGAVHADTIVTTWLVMLVSLAFFGWIGFGYRSAYVNKRQTVVEGIINYISDLALSTLGEKGEPFVPFFIALFVFIFLLNQFGIFPFKVLGLPFGGSPTADINTTVPLALLVFFLTWAAGIRQNGLKQFAHLAKPFPVLLPINILEELARPVTLAARLFFNIFVGELLFIIISSIVMAHIKIGSFDLSLAITVVPFFVQFFNFFVGTIQAFVFTLLAIVYLSLATAEDH; translated from the coding sequence TTGCACGAACAAATCGGCGAACATATTCTCTGGCACTTGCCGGTGCTGGGCGCGGTTCATGCGGACACGATCGTCACGACGTGGCTCGTGATGCTCGTTTCCCTTGCGTTCTTCGGCTGGATCGGTTTCGGATATCGCTCGGCATACGTTAACAAGCGCCAGACGGTTGTCGAGGGCATCATCAACTACATCAGCGATCTGGCGTTGAGCACGCTGGGAGAGAAGGGCGAGCCGTTCGTGCCGTTCTTCATCGCGCTGTTCGTCTTCATTTTCTTGCTCAACCAGTTCGGCATCTTCCCGTTCAAGGTGCTCGGCTTACCGTTCGGCGGCTCGCCGACGGCCGACATCAATACCACCGTGCCGCTCGCGCTGCTGGTCTTCTTCCTAACGTGGGCCGCCGGCATCCGGCAGAACGGGCTCAAGCAGTTCGCTCACCTCGCCAAGCCGTTCCCGGTTCTTCTGCCGATCAATATCCTCGAGGAACTCGCCCGCCCGGTCACGCTCGCGGCGCGTCTGTTTTTCAATATTTTTGTCGGCGAGCTGCTGTTCATCATCATTTCGTCGATCGTCATGGCCCATATCAAGATCGGGTCCTTCGATCTCTCGCTCGCCATCACGGTCGTGCCGTTCTTCGTTCAGTTCTTCAACTTTTTCGTCGGCACGATTCAAGCATTCGTCTTCACGCTGCTCGCCATCGTCTATCTATCGCTGGCGACGGCGGAAGACCACTAA